A window from Triticum aestivum cultivar Chinese Spring chromosome 6D, IWGSC CS RefSeq v2.1, whole genome shotgun sequence encodes these proteins:
- the LOC123144662 gene encoding G-type lectin S-receptor-like serine/threonine-protein kinase LECRK2 — MALPLLFLFSLLLQAPLHAQALQNITLGSTLTTQGPNASRISPSGEFAFGLRPSDADASVYLLAVSFDKITSKTVVWYANTNTTLPVGSQLQLTPGGVLSLQDPAGTEIWNPRVTNVDHAAMLDTGNFVLYAKDGSIKWQSFEHPTDTILPSQELPKGSVLQSRLMDNDYSAGRFQLSVEGGNLRFYTLAVPYTVVVPSLFRYDPPYLDSYTGGNGSSLVFNTTGSIYYTTNSGRQINITSETLDSPADFYRRATLDADGVFRQYVYPKKAAQTSGLNTEWKVMDLLPRNFCRVAAVQTGSGACGFNSYCSFNTNKSVECECPPNYSFIDNERKYKGCKQDFAPHSCDLDDTESIQQFKLLPMNNINWPSGDYERYSPIGEDSCQRLCLTDCFCVAAVYYNSSCWKKRSPLSNGMFGDIVGSVFIKVPRTNVPGSQLGSNSNTWRKEKRYWIIGSSLLLGGSALVIVFLISILYFGSYRVIRRKKPAQIQTMSPEALPLRAFTYKEIEKVTDGFREELGSGASGIVYKGQLEDEFGTGIAVKKIDKMLQESEKEFAIEVQTIGRTFHRNLVRLLGFCAEGKERLLVYELMTNGSLNGFLFCGTSPTWNLRVQVALGVARGLLYLHEECNTQIIHCDIKPQNILLDENLVAKISDFGLAKLLRTNQTQTNTGIRGTRGYVAPEWFKNIGITSKVDIYSFGVILLEIVCCRRNVELETADEEQAILTYWANDCYRSGRLDLLIKGDEEAIFNIKKVERFVAVALWCLQEEPTMRPTMLKVTQMLDGSVTIPTPPDPSSFISSLQ, encoded by the coding sequence ATGGCGCTGCCACTGctcttcctcttctccctcttgcTTCAAGCTCCCTTGCACGCACAGGCACTCCAAAACATCACACTAGGATCCACCCTGACCACTCAAGGCCCAAACGCCTCACGGATTTCGCCCTCCGGTGAGTTCGCGTTCGGGCTCCGCCCCAGCGACGCCGACGCCTCTGTCTACCTCCTCGCCGTCTCGTTCGACAAGATCACCTCCAAAACCGTTGTCTGGTACGCCAACACCAACACAACACTGCCAGTTGGCTCCCAACTGCAGCTCACGCCTGGTGGCGTGCTTTCGCTCCAGGACCCTGCCGGCACAGAGATATGGAACCCCCGGGTTACCAACGTTGACCATGCCGCCATGCTCGACACTGGCAATTTCGTGCTCTATGCCAAAGATGGCTCCATCAAATGGCAGAGCTTTGAACACCCAACTGACACCATCCTGCCCTCCCAGGAGCTGCCTAAAGGGTCCGTCCTGCAAAGCCGGCTCATGGACAACGACTACTCAGCTGGAAGGTTCCAACTCAGCGTAGAGGGTGGCAACTTAAGGTTTTACACCTTGGCTGTTCCCTACACCGTGGTTGTTCCCTCCCTTTTCCGCTATGATCCTCCATATTTGGATTCTTACACTGGTGGAAATGGTTCAAGCCTCGTGTTCAACACGACTGGCAGCATCTACTACACTACAAATTCTGGCAGACAAATCAATATTACATCAGAAACACTTGACTCACCGGCAGACTTCTACCGGCGCGCCACACTTGATGCAGATGGGGTGTTCAGGCAATACGTGTACCCCAAGAAGGCAGCTCAGACCAGTGGATTGAATACGGAGTGGAAAGTTATGGACTTACTCCCAAGAAACTTCTGTCGGGTTGCCGCGGTACAGACTGGAAGTGGTGCCTGTGGGTTCAACAGCTATTGCAGCTTCAACACAAACAAGAGTGTGGAATGTGAGTGCCCACCAAACTACTCATTCATCGACAACGAGAGGAAGTACAAAGGTTGCAAGCAAGACTTCGCTCCACATAGCTGTGACTTGGATGATACTGAATCTATTCAGCAATTCAAGCTACTTCCAATGAACAATATCAATTGGCCTTCTGGCGACTATGAGCGTTACAGCCCCATTGGTGAGGATTCTTGCCAAAGACTTTGCTTAACTGATTGCTTTTGTGTTGCTGCGGTATACTACAACAGTTCTTGCTGGAAAAAGAGGAGCCCCTTGTCCAACGGAATGTTCGGTGACATAGTGGGATCAGTTTTTATCAAGGTTCCCAGGACTAATGTTCCTGGGTCCCAGTTGGGCAGTAACTCCAATACATGGAGAAAAGAGAAGAGGTATTGGATAATAGGAAGTTCACTGCTCCTTGGAGGATCTGCTCTTGTTATTGTTTTCCTCATCTCCATTCTGTATTTTGGATCTTACCGTGTCATTAGGCGAAAGAAGCCAGCCCAGATACAAACAATGAGTCCCGAGGCATTGCCTCTTAGAGCATTCACGTACAAGGAGATTGAGAAGGTGACAGATGGATTTCGTGAAGAGCTGGGTAGCGGTGCATCTGGTATCGTATACAAGGGCCAGTTGGAAGATGAGTTTGGGACTGGCATTGCAGTCAAGAAGATTGACAAGATGCTCCAAGAGAGTGAAAAGGAGTTCGCCATTGAGGTTCAAACCATCGGAAGGACCTTCCACAGAAACTTGGTACGGTTGCTCGGTTTCTGCGCTGAAGGAAAAGAGAGGCTTCTGGTGTACGAGTTGATGACCAATGGCTCACTTAATGGATTCCTTTTTTGTGGTACAAGCCCAACCTGGAACCTTCGCGTTCAAGTCGCACTTGGGGTGGCAAGAGGCCTGCTCTACTTACATGAGGAATGCAACACTCAAATTATCCATTGTGACATAAAGCCCCAAAACATCCTTCTTGATGAGAATCTCGTGGCAAAGATCTCAGACTTTGGCCTAGCAAAGTTGCTCAGGACAAATCAGACACAGACGAACACTGGCATCAGGGGAACTCGAGGGTACGTCGCGCCCGAGTGGTTCAAAAACATAGGGATCACATCCAAGGTGGACATTTATAGTTTTGGGGTGATCTTGCTGGAGATTGTGTGTTGCAGACGGAATGTGGAGCTAGAGACGGCTGATGAGGAGCAAGCAATACTGACATATTGGGCAAATGACTGCTATAGAAGTGGGAGGCTTGACTTGTTAATCAAGGGTGATGAGGAGGCAATCTTCAATATAAAGAAGGTGGAACGCTTCGTGGCCGTGGCATTATGGTGTCTCCAGGAGGAGCCAACAATGCGGCCAACCATGCTGAAAGTGACACAGATGCTTGATGGATCCGTCACAATCCCCACACCTCCTGATCCATCTTCCTTCATCAGTTCACTCCAATAG